In Sideroxyarcus emersonii, one DNA window encodes the following:
- the ppsA gene encoding phosphoenolpyruvate synthase gives MQPYVIPFQSLGIANIPEVGGKNASLGEMISNLSSSGVLVPGGFATTAQAYRDFLANDGLDKRIEQALATLNVEDVTALAEAGRKIRGWIVDAPLPKRLEDEIRSHYAKLSAEGEGSFAVRSSATAEDLPDASFAGQQETFLNIHGIDNILHAIREVFASLYNDRAISYRVHKDFTHADVALSAGVQRMVRSDLGASGVMFTLDTESGFRDAVFITSSYGLGEMVVQGAVNPDEFYVHKPQLAAGFPALIRRALGSKQQRMVFDEQRSAGRSTRIEPVPAAEQARFSLTDADVLQLARYAVSIEQHYGRPMDIEWGKDGLDGKLYILQARPETVKSNAGNGSTERYRLQQRGDVLVEGRAIGQKIGAGRVRIVASTAEMDKVQAGDVLVTDMTDPNWEPVMKKASAIITNRGGRTCHAAIIARELGIPAIVGCGDATTALQDGETVTASCAEGDTGYVYHGKLPFEIVVHSEDALPPIPVKLMLNVGNPTLAFEFAQLPSAGVGLARLEFIINNLIGIHPKAVLEYNKLPGKLHDAVMQRSAGYADPVEFYVEKIAEGVSTLAAAFWPKPVIVRLSDFKSNEYRKLLGGEIYEPMEENPMIGFRGAGRYVAANFSDCFELECRAMKRVREKLGYSNVELMIPFVRTVQEAKEVVATLEKHGLKRGEKGLRLIMMCEIPSNALLAEEFLQYFDGFSIGSNDLTQLTLGLDRDSSLVADRFDERDAAVKALLKMAISTCNRLHKYVGICGQGPSDHFDFAQWLMETGIQTMSLNPDTLVETWRRLAEKGNSGK, from the coding sequence ATGCAACCCTATGTCATTCCATTCCAGTCTCTGGGTATTGCGAACATCCCGGAGGTGGGCGGAAAGAACGCCTCGCTCGGCGAGATGATCTCCAACCTCAGTTCGTCGGGTGTGCTGGTGCCCGGCGGCTTCGCCACCACGGCCCAGGCTTATCGCGATTTCCTGGCCAACGACGGGCTGGACAAGCGCATCGAACAGGCGCTGGCCACGCTGAATGTGGAAGACGTCACGGCGCTGGCCGAGGCCGGCCGCAAGATACGCGGCTGGATCGTCGACGCACCGCTGCCAAAGCGTCTGGAAGACGAGATCCGCAGTCACTATGCAAAATTGTCCGCCGAGGGCGAGGGCAGCTTCGCGGTGCGCTCTTCGGCCACGGCGGAAGACTTGCCGGACGCCTCGTTCGCGGGACAGCAGGAGACCTTCCTCAACATCCACGGCATCGACAACATCCTGCACGCGATCCGCGAGGTGTTCGCCTCGCTGTATAACGACCGCGCCATTTCCTACCGCGTGCACAAGGATTTCACCCATGCCGACGTGGCCTTGTCGGCCGGCGTGCAGCGCATGGTGCGCTCCGACCTGGGCGCCTCCGGCGTGATGTTCACGCTGGATACCGAATCCGGTTTCCGCGACGCGGTGTTCATCACCTCGTCCTACGGCCTGGGCGAAATGGTGGTGCAGGGCGCGGTCAACCCGGACGAATTCTATGTGCACAAGCCGCAGCTGGCGGCGGGCTTTCCCGCACTGATCCGCCGCGCGCTAGGCTCCAAGCAGCAGCGCATGGTGTTCGACGAACAGCGCTCGGCTGGCCGCTCCACGCGCATCGAACCGGTGCCGGCCGCCGAACAGGCTCGCTTCTCGCTGACCGATGCGGACGTGCTGCAACTGGCGCGCTATGCGGTTTCCATCGAACAGCACTACGGCCGCCCGATGGATATCGAATGGGGCAAGGACGGCCTGGACGGCAAACTGTATATCCTGCAGGCGCGCCCCGAGACGGTGAAGTCGAATGCAGGCAACGGCAGCACGGAAAGATATCGCCTGCAGCAGCGCGGCGATGTGCTGGTCGAGGGCCGCGCCATCGGCCAGAAGATCGGTGCTGGCCGCGTGCGCATCGTTGCCAGTACTGCCGAGATGGACAAGGTGCAGGCCGGCGATGTGCTGGTCACCGACATGACCGACCCGAACTGGGAGCCGGTGATGAAGAAAGCCTCCGCCATCATCACCAATCGCGGCGGACGCACCTGCCATGCCGCCATCATCGCGCGCGAGCTGGGCATCCCGGCCATCGTCGGCTGCGGCGATGCCACCACCGCGCTGCAGGACGGCGAGACCGTCACCGCTTCCTGCGCCGAGGGCGACACCGGCTATGTGTATCACGGCAAACTGCCGTTCGAGATCGTCGTGCACAGCGAGGACGCATTGCCGCCCATCCCGGTCAAGCTGATGCTCAACGTCGGCAATCCCACGCTGGCGTTCGAGTTCGCGCAGCTGCCGTCGGCCGGCGTCGGCCTGGCGCGTCTCGAATTCATCATCAACAACCTGATCGGCATCCATCCGAAGGCGGTGCTGGAGTACAACAAGCTGCCGGGCAAATTGCACGATGCGGTGATGCAGCGGTCGGCAGGTTATGCCGACCCGGTCGAGTTCTATGTCGAGAAGATCGCCGAAGGCGTGTCCACGCTGGCGGCGGCTTTCTGGCCCAAGCCGGTGATCGTGCGGCTGTCCGATTTCAAGTCGAACGAATACCGCAAGCTGCTGGGCGGCGAGATCTACGAGCCGATGGAAGAGAATCCGATGATCGGTTTTCGCGGTGCCGGGCGCTATGTCGCGGCGAACTTCAGCGACTGCTTCGAGCTGGAATGCCGTGCCATGAAGCGCGTGCGCGAGAAACTGGGTTACTCCAACGTCGAGTTGATGATCCCGTTCGTGCGCACCGTGCAGGAAGCGAAGGAGGTCGTCGCCACCCTGGAGAAGCATGGCCTGAAGCGCGGCGAAAAAGGCTTGCGCCTGATCATGATGTGCGAGATCCCTTCCAACGCGCTGCTGGCGGAAGAGTTCCTGCAGTACTTCGACGGGTTCTCCATCGGCTCCAACGATCTCACGCAATTGACACTGGGACTGGATCGCGATTCCAGCCTGGTGGCGGATCGTTTCGACGAGCGCGATGCGGCGGTGAAGGCATTGCTGAAGATGGCGATCTCCACCTGCAATCGCCTGCACAAATATGTCGGCATCTGCGGACAGGGGCCATCCGACCATTTCGATTTTGCGCAGTGGCTGATGGAGACCGGTATCCAGACCATGTCGCTCAATCCGGATACGCTGGTCGAGACCTGGCGCAGGTTGGCCGAGAAAGGAAACTCCGGGAAATAA
- a CDS encoding chemotaxis protein — translation MTYLYTIGFLLFVMVAWVLVQAAANRFAQRHPEFGSARRMGEGCCGKCAGDTCEKSGHH, via the coding sequence ATGACTTATCTGTATACGATCGGTTTTCTGCTCTTTGTGATGGTGGCGTGGGTCCTTGTGCAGGCCGCAGCCAACCGCTTTGCGCAGCGGCATCCGGAATTCGGTTCGGCACGCCGGATGGGCGAGGGATGCTGCGGCAAGTGTGCCGGCGATACCTGCGAAAAATCGGGACATCATTGA
- a CDS encoding electron transport complex protein RnfA, producing the protein MNNDSVANILLTTILPGNFVLAMFLGMCPFLGVSQKLSTAFPMGIATAFVILVSSVSAYFLNMVLVHFHLEFLSVITFITVIACAVQLVEMFVKKTFPELFRQLGIYLPLITTNCAVLGVALFQTARQYNFAQSLAYSIGGGLGFTLALVLMAGVRERMQLSNVPTLVQGAALSVVIGGLLSLSFMGFSGIGGGE; encoded by the coding sequence ATGAACAACGACAGCGTTGCCAATATCCTGCTGACCACCATCCTGCCCGGCAATTTCGTGCTGGCGATGTTCCTCGGCATGTGCCCGTTCCTGGGTGTGTCGCAGAAACTCAGCACCGCGTTCCCGATGGGGATCGCCACCGCGTTCGTGATCCTGGTGTCGTCGGTGTCGGCGTATTTCCTGAACATGGTGCTGGTGCATTTCCATCTGGAATTCCTCAGCGTGATCACTTTCATCACGGTCATCGCCTGCGCGGTGCAACTGGTGGAGATGTTCGTGAAGAAGACCTTCCCCGAACTGTTCCGGCAGCTGGGCATCTACCTGCCGCTGATCACCACCAACTGCGCGGTGCTCGGCGTGGCGCTGTTCCAGACGGCGCGCCAATACAACTTTGCGCAGTCGCTGGCTTACAGCATCGGCGGCGGCCTCGGCTTCACCCTGGCGCTGGTGCTGATGGCCGGCGTACGCGAACGCATGCAGCTCTCCAACGTGCCGACGCTGGTGCAGGGCGCGGCCCTCAGCGTGGTGATCGGCGGCTTGTTGTCACTGTCGTTCATGGGGTTTTCCGGAATAGGAGGCGGTGAATGA
- the rsxE gene encoding electron transport complex subunit RsxE, which produces MSAPSSFDEFLDGLWRQNPIFVMVLGMCPTLAVTVSAVNAISMGLATTFVLGTSCLLVSLLRHSIPKQVRIASYIVIIATFVTVVDYAIQAISLDLYEALGAYIKLIVANCILLGRAEAHAAKNPPLPATLNAIGMGLGFTLGLFAIGCVREVLGAGKLFGISLFGAHFQPWVVMVLPPGGFFVLAFWLILFAAFRHINSRRNAQLGEVQS; this is translated from the coding sequence ATGAGCGCACCTTCCAGTTTCGATGAATTCCTCGACGGGCTCTGGCGGCAGAATCCGATCTTCGTCATGGTGCTGGGCATGTGCCCGACCCTCGCCGTCACCGTGTCGGCGGTGAATGCCATCTCCATGGGGCTGGCCACCACCTTTGTGCTGGGGACCTCCTGCCTGCTTGTCTCGCTGTTGCGCCACTCCATACCCAAGCAGGTGCGCATCGCCAGCTACATCGTCATCATCGCGACCTTCGTCACCGTGGTGGATTATGCGATCCAGGCGATCAGCCTCGACCTGTACGAGGCGCTCGGCGCCTACATCAAGCTGATCGTGGCCAACTGCATCCTGCTCGGGCGGGCCGAAGCGCATGCCGCCAAGAACCCGCCGCTGCCGGCCACGTTGAATGCCATCGGCATGGGGCTCGGATTCACGCTGGGACTGTTCGCCATCGGCTGCGTGCGCGAGGTGCTCGGCGCCGGCAAGCTGTTCGGTATCTCGCTGTTCGGCGCGCACTTCCAGCCCTGGGTGGTGATGGTGCTGCCGCCGGGCGGCTTCTTCGTGCTGGCGTTCTGGCTCATCCTGTTCGCCGCCTTCCGCCACATCAACAGCAGACGCAATGCGCAACTCGGGGAGGTGCAATCATGA
- a CDS encoding FMN-binding protein codes for MSDTPEQTSPSFEMVRTLGLVSVICGIIIVGVYQFTLPAVNANKKLALERQVFKVLPQAKSVVPYFATGSGIVPAAGQDLPPAGALVFYAVYDAADRLAGIAAEASSSGYADQVRILYAYDVDKQAITGIGVISMRETPGIGDKILTDQAFLQNFEALDVRLSADLQSLANAVKTVKHGTKTSPWQIDAIAGATVTSKAVGRGINESAQKLLPRLLPHLDQLRKPS; via the coding sequence ATGAGCGACACGCCTGAGCAAACTTCGCCGAGTTTCGAGATGGTGCGCACGCTGGGACTGGTGTCGGTCATTTGCGGCATCATCATCGTCGGTGTCTACCAGTTCACGCTGCCGGCCGTGAACGCCAACAAGAAACTGGCGCTGGAGCGGCAGGTGTTCAAGGTCCTGCCGCAGGCGAAGAGCGTGGTACCGTATTTCGCCACCGGCAGCGGGATCGTCCCGGCAGCGGGCCAGGACCTGCCGCCGGCCGGCGCGCTGGTGTTCTACGCGGTGTACGATGCCGCCGACAGGCTGGCGGGCATCGCGGCGGAAGCCTCTTCTTCCGGCTATGCCGACCAGGTTCGCATCCTCTATGCATATGACGTGGACAAGCAGGCCATCACCGGCATCGGCGTGATCTCCATGCGCGAGACGCCGGGCATTGGCGACAAGATACTCACCGACCAGGCGTTCCTGCAGAACTTCGAGGCGCTGGACGTGCGCCTGTCGGCCGATCTGCAGAGCCTGGCCAACGCGGTGAAGACGGTCAAGCACGGCACCAAGACCAGCCCCTGGCAGATCGATGCGATTGCCGGGGCAACGGTGACTTCCAAGGCGGTCGGCCGGGGGATTAACGAATCCGCGCAGAAGCTGTTGCCCAGGCTGCTGCCGCATCTCGATCAATTAAGGAAACCATCATGA
- a CDS encoding RnfABCDGE type electron transport complex subunit D, with amino-acid sequence MSMELRTSPHQHSGRDVPVIMRNVVYSLLPICAFSVWQYGLSAAALIVTVTLACLVAERINNRISGAGNTLSDWSATITGVLLALTLPPAFPLWMGAVAGFAAIWLGKSLFGGLGQNPFNPALIGRAFVQAAFPTAISTWAPAFAAQRFGEFIPSSLAAPFMAPPDIASWVRQQGVDAFTGATPLARWKFENITPSAMDFLTGHITASAGETSAILILLCGLYLAARKFLDWRIPVAVLGSAMLLAWAFHLAQPERYPTPLFVLLSGGLMLGAWFMATDMATSPVTPRGIWLYGALIGILTVVIRYFGGLTEGVMYAILIANAAGPLLDQFNQPRILGGKRDKS; translated from the coding sequence ATGAGCATGGAACTGCGCACCTCCCCGCACCAGCACAGCGGACGCGATGTCCCCGTGATCATGCGCAACGTGGTGTATTCGCTGCTGCCGATCTGCGCTTTCTCGGTGTGGCAATACGGCCTGTCGGCCGCAGCGCTGATCGTCACGGTCACCCTGGCTTGCCTGGTCGCCGAGCGCATCAACAACCGCATCTCCGGCGCGGGCAATACGCTGTCCGATTGGAGTGCCACCATCACCGGCGTGTTGCTCGCGCTCACGCTGCCTCCCGCGTTCCCGTTGTGGATGGGCGCAGTGGCCGGCTTCGCCGCGATCTGGCTGGGCAAGTCGCTGTTCGGCGGCCTCGGGCAGAACCCGTTCAATCCGGCGCTGATCGGCCGCGCTTTCGTGCAGGCCGCTTTCCCGACCGCGATCAGTACCTGGGCGCCGGCGTTTGCGGCGCAGCGCTTCGGCGAGTTCATTCCATCCTCGCTCGCCGCACCGTTCATGGCACCGCCCGACATTGCATCGTGGGTCAGGCAGCAGGGGGTGGACGCGTTCACCGGCGCGACCCCGCTGGCGCGCTGGAAGTTCGAGAACATCACACCGTCCGCCATGGATTTCCTGACCGGCCATATCACGGCCAGTGCGGGGGAGACCTCGGCCATCCTGATCCTGCTGTGCGGCCTGTATCTGGCCGCGCGCAAGTTCCTCGACTGGCGCATCCCGGTGGCGGTGCTGGGCAGCGCGATGCTGCTGGCCTGGGCTTTCCACCTGGCGCAACCCGAACGCTATCCCACGCCGCTGTTCGTGTTGCTGTCCGGCGGGCTGATGCTGGGCGCGTGGTTCATGGCGACCGACATGGCGACCTCGCCGGTGACACCGCGCGGCATCTGGCTGTACGGCGCCCTGATCGGGATACTCACTGTGGTGATCCGCTACTTCGGCGGCCTGACCGAAGGCGTCATGTACGCCATCCTGATTGCCAACGCGGCCGGACCATTGCTGGACCAGTTCAATCAACCCCGCATTCTTGGCGGCAAACGGGATAAATCATGA
- the rsxC gene encoding electron transport complex subunit RsxC, with the protein MGIRLPFLKRAATFEHGIHPAYHKETGSLPIRRLAFAPRLIVPLAQHIGKAAVCCVAVGQEVLRGQVIADPDGFMSLPVHAPATGVVEAIGLMPSASGKMVESVTIRVYEADGQEVQVGTPRDIDGLDKQELLLAIQQTGISGLGGATFPAHVKLNVPPETAIDTMVVNGAECEPFLTCDHRIMVERTQDLLRGIRIAMKVSGASRTVIGVEDNKPDAIAAIEAALPTDGSITVKALETKYPQGAEDTIICALLGREIPAGQRPASIGVLVNNVMTLAYLGRLLPAGEGIVERVLTVAGPAVEKPGNYIVPIGTPLRFLLEQVGARSSAKEIILGGPMMGTTVSSLDVPVTKGTSGVLAFGEAQLAGETQRSYACIKCGECLNVCPKFLNPSQLGLLAAKREYALMAERYHLDRCFECGCCSYVCPSHIPLVQQFRIAKAVNRERAAA; encoded by the coding sequence ATGGGTATTCGACTGCCATTCCTGAAACGTGCGGCGACCTTCGAGCACGGCATCCATCCGGCCTATCACAAGGAGACCGGCAGCCTGCCGATCCGCCGCCTGGCGTTCGCGCCGCGATTGATCGTGCCGCTGGCACAGCATATCGGCAAGGCGGCCGTGTGCTGCGTGGCGGTGGGGCAGGAAGTATTGCGCGGCCAGGTCATTGCCGATCCGGACGGCTTCATGTCGCTGCCCGTGCATGCACCGGCCACCGGTGTGGTCGAGGCCATCGGGCTGATGCCTTCGGCCAGCGGCAAGATGGTGGAGTCGGTCACCATCCGCGTGTACGAGGCCGACGGCCAGGAAGTGCAGGTGGGGACGCCGCGCGATATTGATGGACTGGACAAGCAGGAACTGCTGCTGGCGATCCAGCAGACCGGCATTTCCGGACTGGGCGGCGCCACTTTCCCGGCGCACGTCAAACTCAATGTGCCGCCGGAAACGGCCATCGACACCATGGTGGTGAACGGTGCGGAGTGCGAGCCGTTCCTGACCTGCGACCACCGCATCATGGTGGAGCGTACGCAGGACCTGCTGCGCGGCATCCGCATCGCGATGAAGGTCAGCGGTGCATCGCGCACCGTGATCGGCGTTGAGGACAACAAGCCGGATGCCATCGCCGCCATTGAAGCGGCATTGCCCACCGATGGCAGCATTACGGTTAAGGCGCTGGAGACCAAATATCCGCAGGGTGCGGAAGACACCATCATCTGCGCGCTGCTCGGTCGCGAGATCCCCGCCGGGCAACGCCCGGCTTCCATCGGCGTGCTGGTGAACAACGTGATGACGCTGGCCTATCTCGGGCGCCTGCTGCCGGCCGGCGAAGGCATCGTCGAACGCGTATTGACCGTGGCCGGTCCCGCCGTGGAAAAGCCCGGCAACTACATCGTGCCGATCGGCACGCCGTTGCGCTTCCTGCTGGAGCAGGTCGGCGCGCGCAGCAGTGCGAAGGAGATCATCCTCGGCGGCCCGATGATGGGCACGACCGTCTCGTCGCTGGATGTGCCCGTCACCAAAGGCACGTCAGGCGTGCTCGCATTCGGTGAAGCGCAGCTCGCAGGAGAGACGCAGCGCAGCTATGCCTGCATCAAGTGCGGCGAATGCCTCAATGTCTGCCCGAAATTCCTCAACCCGTCGCAGCTCGGGCTGCTGGCAGCCAAGCGCGAATATGCGCTGATGGCGGAGCGCTACCACCTGGATCGCTGTTTCGAGTGCGGCTGCTGCAGCTACGTCTGTCCCTCGCATATCCCGCTGGTGCAGCAATTCCGTATCGCCAAGGCTGTCAACAGAGAAAGGGCGGCAGCATGA